The Dehalococcoidia bacterium genome has a segment encoding these proteins:
- the hisA gene encoding 1-(5-phosphoribosyl)-5-[(5-phosphoribosylamino)methylideneamino]imidazole-4-carboxamide isomerase — MDVIPAIDLIDGRCVRLYQGDYSQETVYSDDPVEVALRWERLGAGRIHVIDLDGAKAGSPQNLDVISRIVDAVSLPMQMGGGVRTIESVKEVLDSGVDRVMLGTVAVRDPEVVTTACEQFGSDAVLVAIDSRDGNVEVSGWTDASETSATDLLRLMMDVGVRTFLCTDISRDGTLSGPNYDLMRSLVAIAGDGIIAAGGIASIDHIRNLNYVGVGGVVIGRALYTGNIDLAEAVNAIGGTAGHIC; from the coding sequence ATGGACGTCATACCAGCCATAGACCTGATCGACGGCCGCTGTGTGCGCCTCTACCAGGGCGACTACTCTCAAGAGACCGTCTACTCGGACGACCCCGTCGAGGTCGCCCTTCGCTGGGAGCGACTCGGCGCAGGTCGCATCCACGTGATCGACCTGGACGGGGCCAAAGCAGGCTCTCCACAGAACCTGGATGTCATAAGCCGCATCGTCGACGCGGTGAGCCTTCCAATGCAGATGGGCGGGGGCGTCCGCACCATTGAGTCTGTCAAAGAGGTGCTGGACTCCGGTGTCGACCGAGTCATGCTCGGAACCGTGGCCGTCCGGGACCCCGAAGTGGTCACGACTGCCTGTGAGCAGTTCGGCTCCGACGCTGTACTGGTGGCCATAGACTCGCGTGACGGCAACGTCGAGGTCTCAGGCTGGACCGACGCCAGCGAGACGTCTGCTACCGACCTGCTCCGCCTGATGATGGACGTTGGCGTCCGCACGTTCCTGTGTACCGACATATCACGCGACGGCACCCTCAGCGGACCCAACTACGATCTCATGCGCAGCCTCGTGGCCATTGCGGGAGACGGCATAATCGCCGCTGGCGGCATCGCCTCGATAGACCACATAAGAAACCTCAACTACGTCGGCGTCGGCGGCGTGGTCATAGGACGCGCGCTGTACACCGGCAACATAGACCTCGCCGAGGCCGTCAACGCCATAGGTGGGACTGCGGGACACATATGCTGA
- a CDS encoding DnaJ domain-containing protein, whose protein sequence is MADYYSVLGVDRGVEQNDIRRAFRRLARKYHPDLNKDDSDAEAKFKEVNEAYEVLSDPDSRRKYDVHGDQWKHADEIEAQRRAASSAYGFRGGAYRGRPSSESDLFTGLEDILGDVGRFRGSRHGAGTIRSETSVTVSLEEAYAGTTINANYTVRGRNRRFEVSIPPGVDNGSTVRVTPEQGTEMLFRVSVSPNGQFRREGTSLYTDVDVPFEQCILGGEAQIQTLNGRTIWVRIPANSQNGQNIRLRGQGMPRLGSPDTRGDLYVTVRPQMPRSLTDEQRELIVKLQELRSGAE, encoded by the coding sequence GTGGCAGACTACTACAGCGTACTCGGCGTCGACCGGGGCGTGGAACAGAATGACATCCGTCGGGCGTTCAGGAGGCTGGCGCGTAAGTACCATCCTGACCTGAACAAGGACGACTCGGACGCCGAGGCGAAGTTCAAAGAGGTCAACGAGGCGTACGAGGTGCTGTCCGACCCTGACAGTCGCAGGAAGTACGACGTTCACGGCGACCAGTGGAAGCACGCCGACGAGATCGAGGCGCAGCGCAGGGCCGCCAGCAGCGCATACGGCTTCAGGGGCGGCGCGTATCGTGGGCGGCCGTCGTCTGAAAGCGACCTATTTACCGGACTCGAAGACATACTCGGCGACGTGGGCCGCTTCCGGGGCAGCAGGCATGGCGCCGGTACGATCCGGTCCGAGACGTCGGTGACCGTGTCGCTGGAAGAGGCGTATGCGGGTACGACGATCAATGCCAACTATACCGTCCGAGGCAGGAACCGGCGGTTCGAGGTGAGCATCCCCCCAGGCGTCGACAACGGCAGCACGGTCCGGGTTACTCCCGAGCAGGGCACTGAGATGCTGTTCAGGGTGTCGGTCTCGCCCAACGGGCAGTTCCGACGCGAAGGCACAAGCCTGTACACCGACGTCGACGTCCCGTTCGAGCAGTGCATACTCGGGGGAGAGGCCCAGATCCAGACGCTGAACGGCCGGACGATATGGGTCAGGATACCTGCCAATAGCCAGAACGGTCAGAACATCCGGCTGCGCGGCCAGGGAATGCCGAGGCTGGGGTCGCCGGACACCAGGGGCGACCTATATGTCACCGTGAGGCCGCAGATGCCGAGGTCGCTCACCGACGAGCAGCGCGAGCTGATCGTGAAGCTCCAGGAACTGAGGTCGGGGGCGGAGTAG
- the hisH gene encoding imidazole glycerol phosphate synthase subunit HisH → MTTQPTIAIVDYDAGNLRSVQKALERFDANAEITSSIDSITSADAIVVPGQGACDSSMRHMRQRGLIEPIREYVSSGKPFLGVCLGLQLLLDASDEGDEPCLGVVGGRCRRLPGGQKIPHMGWNQVSWRKEHPFFEDVPDGSHFYFVHSYFADPEDSDIVAGTTDYGVEFCSAVAWDSVAAVQFHPEKSGSIGLKIYDNFVRFVRES, encoded by the coding sequence ATGACCACCCAACCCACCATAGCCATAGTCGACTACGATGCAGGCAACCTGCGCAGCGTCCAGAAGGCGCTTGAGCGCTTCGACGCCAACGCAGAGATTACCTCGTCCATCGACAGCATTACGTCCGCGGACGCCATCGTCGTCCCCGGCCAGGGAGCATGCGACTCCTCCATGCGTCACATGCGACAGCGCGGGCTGATCGAACCCATCCGTGAGTACGTATCCAGCGGCAAGCCGTTCCTCGGCGTGTGCCTTGGACTTCAGCTACTGCTCGACGCATCGGACGAGGGCGACGAGCCCTGTCTCGGCGTGGTCGGAGGCAGGTGCCGGCGACTGCCGGGAGGCCAGAAGATCCCGCACATGGGATGGAACCAGGTGAGCTGGCGCAAGGAGCACCCCTTCTTCGAAGACGTGCCTGACGGCTCTCACTTCTACTTCGTCCACAGCTACTTCGCAGACCCTGAAGACTCCGACATCGTCGCCGGTACCACCGACTACGGAGTCGAGTTCTGCAGCGCGGTGGCATGGGACTCCGTAGCAGCCGTCCAATTCCACCCTGAGAAGAGCGGCAGCATCGGGTTGAAGATATACGACAACTTCGTGCGGTTCGTCCGCGAGTCCTGA
- a CDS encoding cob(I)yrinic acid a,c-diamide adenosyltransferase codes for MPPGGTSQLQIYTRSGDEGDTGLLFGGRVSKSDVRTEAYGSTDHAVSAIGLSRALATEDRVKDILLEVQREMFMIGAELATDPTNRHLLLEHFQIVDESHVTRLEKLIDEIGEDVELPPNFIIPGASTASSALDLARTQVRTAERRVVDLKTAGLLPNIHLLVYLNRLSDLLFMLARYEDRHLPFEIVTGQPPEPSDE; via the coding sequence ATACCGCCCGGAGGAACGAGCCAATTGCAGATCTACACCCGCTCAGGCGACGAAGGCGATACCGGCCTGCTATTCGGCGGACGCGTCTCCAAGTCCGACGTTCGCACCGAGGCGTACGGCTCGACCGACCACGCAGTCTCCGCCATCGGACTGTCCCGCGCTCTCGCCACTGAGGACAGGGTCAAGGACATCCTGCTCGAAGTCCAGCGTGAGATGTTCATGATCGGCGCAGAGCTCGCCACCGATCCCACTAACCGCCACCTTCTACTCGAGCACTTCCAGATCGTCGACGAGTCACACGTCACCAGGCTCGAAAAGCTCATCGACGAGATCGGCGAGGATGTTGAGCTCCCTCCGAACTTCATAATTCCCGGTGCGTCGACCGCGTCATCGGCACTCGACCTTGCCAGGACCCAGGTTCGCACCGCCGAGCGTCGCGTCGTCGACCTGAAGACCGCCGGACTCCTCCCGAACATACACCTGCTGGTCTACCTGAACCGGCTCTCCGACCTGCTGTTTATGCTGGCCCGCTACGAAGACCGGCACCTGCCGTTCGAAATCGTCACCGGCCAGCCCCCCGAGCCCTCCGACGAATGA
- a CDS encoding Hsp20/alpha crystallin family protein, protein MTMQRFDPFAEMRRMDSAFNRLWNPGVQAQDSAGARWDIAMDVVQDGDDLIVRASLPGVDPDDIQVTLEDGLLTIEGETGSETQEQKGDYLLRERRFGRFHRALRLPNSVDAEQAQPSYANGVLTITVPKQEAKKARRLEIKTG, encoded by the coding sequence TTGACGATGCAGAGATTTGACCCATTCGCCGAGATGCGCCGCATGGATTCCGCTTTCAACAGGCTCTGGAACCCTGGCGTACAGGCACAGGACTCCGCCGGAGCACGTTGGGACATCGCTATGGACGTCGTCCAGGACGGTGACGACCTGATCGTCCGCGCTTCGCTGCCGGGCGTCGACCCCGACGACATACAGGTCACCCTGGAGGACGGCCTGCTCACCATCGAGGGTGAGACCGGGTCCGAGACCCAGGAGCAGAAGGGCGACTACCTGTTGAGAGAGCGACGCTTCGGGCGCTTCCACAGAGCGCTCCGACTCCCCAACTCGGTCGACGCCGAGCAGGCCCAGCCCAGCTACGCCAACGGCGTGCTCACGATCACCGTCCCTAAGCAGGAGGCCAAGAAGGCCCGCAGGCTCGAGATCAAGACCGGCTGA
- a CDS encoding ABC transporter permease yields the protein DAQDYELLAAPTIGHPLGTDNVGRDVLSRIIVGARISMVVGLSTVILAAVIGIVLGVAAGYYGGWMDMIVMRLIDILWAFPNFILAVMLVAIFGLGLANVIVAIALAYIDDFARVIRGMVLMLKEEDFGRIAGSCSSTSSPMRCRL from the coding sequence CAGATGCTCAGGACTACGAGTTGCTGGCTGCCCCCACCATCGGGCACCCCTTGGGAACGGACAACGTGGGCCGCGACGTGCTCAGCCGGATCATCGTCGGAGCGCGAATCTCGATGGTCGTCGGCCTCAGCACGGTCATTTTGGCGGCCGTTATAGGCATCGTCCTCGGTGTGGCTGCCGGATACTACGGCGGCTGGATGGACATGATCGTCATGAGGCTGATCGACATCCTCTGGGCGTTCCCCAACTTCATCCTGGCCGTCATGCTTGTGGCGATCTTCGGACTCGGTCTGGCCAATGTAATAGTGGCCATCGCACTCGCATACATTGACGACTTTGCGCGCGTCATTCGCGGCATGGTGCTCATGCTCAAGGAAGAGGACTTCGGTCGGATAGCAGGCTCATGTTCAAGCACATCTTCCCCAATGCGATGCCGCCTGTGA
- a CDS encoding ABC transporter permease subunit, producing the protein MFKHIFPNAMPPVIVQASVFVAAAILAEAGLTFLGLGVSPLTPTWASILNDARPFFTSAWWLATFPGLVIMLIVLAVNFVGDAIRDINDVREYGPGVTN; encoded by the coding sequence ATGTTCAAGCACATCTTCCCCAATGCGATGCCGCCTGTGATCGTTCAGGCCAGCGTGTTTGTGGCTGCCGCGATTCTCGCCGAGGCAGGACTCACCTTCCTCGGGCTCGGCGTTTCACCTCTCACCCCGACCTGGGCTTCGATACTCAACGACGCGCGGCCATTCTTCACAAGCGCGTGGTGGCTCGCGACCTTCCCAGGACTCGTCATCATGCTGATCGTGCTCGCCGTCAACTTCGTCGGAGACGCCATCCGAGACATCAACGACGTCCGAGAGTACGGCCCCGGCGTGACCAACTGA